The following are encoded in a window of Candidatus Zixiibacteriota bacterium genomic DNA:
- a CDS encoding S8 family serine peptidase translates to MNQRALLCPHGLFRGALALLAVLVAFAATAQSQPVAFNEPTYEPNQMMIQVNRYESARSIDEAFAAFNLRAVELLSPDLNVWLYEFNDAGMQKADREQLLEAVKDHPAVLVAQFNHHIALRATYPNDPRFNEQYALHNTGQSGGTVDADIDGPEAWDITTGGVTSTGDTIVVAIVDGGCDIAHPDIMWFKNTDEIPNNGIDDDANGYIDDYDGWDAYAMDGSVPSSSHGTHVAGIAAAHGNNALG, encoded by the coding sequence ATGAATCAAAGAGCGCTATTGTGTCCGCACGGACTTTTCCGCGGAGCCCTGGCGTTGCTGGCGGTGCTTGTGGCCTTTGCCGCGACTGCCCAGTCCCAACCCGTGGCATTTAACGAGCCGACTTACGAGCCGAATCAGATGATGATTCAGGTGAATCGCTATGAGTCGGCGCGGTCGATTGACGAGGCGTTCGCCGCCTTCAATCTGCGCGCCGTCGAGCTCCTGTCGCCGGATCTCAACGTCTGGCTATATGAGTTCAACGATGCGGGGATGCAGAAGGCGGATCGCGAACAGCTGCTGGAAGCCGTCAAGGATCATCCGGCCGTGCTGGTGGCGCAGTTCAATCACCATATCGCGTTGCGGGCGACATACCCGAACGATCCGCGCTTCAACGAGCAATACGCTCTGCATAACACCGGGCAGTCGGGCGGCACCGTCGATGCGGATATCGACGGACCGGAAGCGTGGGATATTACTACCGGCGGCGTGACCTCGACCGGCGATACGATCGTTGTCGCGATCGTGGACGGCGGCTGCGACATCGCGCACCCGGATATTATGTGGTTTAAGAATACCGACGAGATTCCCAATAACGGCATCGATGATGATGCCAACGGCTACATCGACGATTACGACGGCTGGGATGCCTACGCCATGGACGGATCGGTGCCCTCCAGCTCGCACGGCACGCACGTGGCCGGCATCGCGGCGGCGCACGGCAACAATGCCCTCGG
- a CDS encoding thrombospondin type 3 repeat-containing protein: MFSRIPGLRYQRLAIIAAIIVSLFTSSLLGDWCGTTEHYYAKNDRRLNKNLAACPLEGPCDDPANRNAAIPAPNAPFTHLHLMIHIFRNDDGSGAVSDEATVISQMAELNRDYEPSRIHFSYDWRFVNDSRYVSMDENEFYPMKDQYALDPEHQINVFVGYVEPGYSYGTFPWDPECLTKQGGIVMTTPHFFRSSSTLSHEVGHCLGLWHTFHGVSEVAFCGPCYERVDAADRDVLGDFCADTRPTPLNNYCSEVTSSDGCSGGIPWAPTDRDNFMSYSSDPCWARFTTQQAGRMHCWLAGVLASWKCNGTPDSDGDLVSDLCDNCVSTANSDQLDVDKDYIGDVCDNCVDTDFDGIGNPGIVSPGCPASDNCPDSANADQLDTDADGYGDVCDNCPEIYNPNQRDSNEDGVGDLCDGLLHIMTDSLPAGHVGFPYATQLASLNGVPPLNWMLFGGDIPFGCDWEGGPVGRISGTPTYAATFYMTFVLEDSGNPKQSDTMSLSIVINEPPYVCGDADGNKRVDFSDAVFIVNYIFANGSAPDPVASADVDCNLRLDIGDAVFLVNYFFNNLVPPCAGCK, encoded by the coding sequence ATGTTCTCGCGCATTCCCGGCCTTCGGTATCAGCGGCTCGCCATCATAGCTGCAATCATCGTCAGTCTGTTTACCTCCTCGCTTCTGGGCGATTGGTGCGGCACGACCGAGCACTATTACGCCAAGAACGATCGGCGCCTGAACAAGAATCTGGCCGCCTGTCCGCTGGAGGGCCCGTGCGACGATCCGGCCAACCGCAATGCGGCGATTCCTGCGCCGAATGCGCCGTTTACGCACCTGCACCTGATGATCCACATCTTCCGCAACGATGACGGCTCGGGCGCGGTTTCCGACGAGGCGACCGTGATTAGCCAGATGGCGGAACTCAATCGCGACTATGAGCCGTCGCGGATTCACTTCAGCTACGACTGGCGCTTTGTCAATGACAGCCGCTATGTCTCGATGGACGAAAACGAATTCTACCCGATGAAGGACCAGTACGCGCTCGATCCCGAACACCAGATCAACGTCTTCGTCGGCTACGTCGAACCCGGTTACTCGTACGGTACGTTCCCCTGGGATCCCGAATGCCTGACCAAGCAGGGCGGGATCGTCATGACCACGCCGCACTTCTTCCGCTCCAGCAGCACACTCTCGCATGAAGTCGGCCACTGCCTCGGCTTGTGGCATACTTTCCACGGTGTATCGGAGGTGGCCTTCTGCGGTCCGTGCTATGAGCGCGTCGACGCTGCCGATCGCGATGTGCTCGGCGACTTCTGCGCCGACACGCGGCCGACACCGTTGAACAACTATTGCTCGGAGGTCACTTCGAGCGACGGCTGCAGCGGCGGCATCCCATGGGCCCCGACCGACCGCGACAACTTCATGAGCTACTCCAGCGACCCCTGCTGGGCGCGCTTCACGACGCAGCAGGCGGGACGGATGCACTGCTGGCTGGCGGGTGTGTTGGCAAGCTGGAAATGCAACGGCACGCCCGACAGCGACGGCGATCTGGTCTCCGACCTGTGCGACAACTGCGTCAGCACCGCCAACAGCGATCAGCTTGATGTCGACAAAGACTACATCGGCGACGTGTGCGATAACTGCGTCGATACCGACTTCGACGGCATCGGCAATCCCGGCATCGTCAGCCCCGGCTGTCCGGCAAGCGACAATTGCCCCGATTCCGCCAATGCCGATCAATTGGACACCGACGCCGACGGCTACGGCGATGTCTGCGACAACTGTCCGGAAATCTACAATCCCAACCAGCGTGATTCCAACGAGGACGGCGTCGGCGATCTGTGCGACGGTCTCCTGCACATCATGACCGACAGTCTCCCTGCTGGTCACGTGGGGTTTCCGTATGCTACGCAGTTGGCGTCGCTCAACGGCGTCCCGCCGCTGAACTGGATGCTCTTCGGCGGCGACATCCCCTTCGGCTGCGACTGGGAAGGCGGCCCGGTTGGAAGAATCTCCGGCACGCCGACCTACGCGGCCACCTTCTACATGACCTTCGTCCTCGAGGACTCCGGTAATCCCAAGCAGTCGGACACGATGAGCTTGTCGATCGTGATCAATGAGCCGCCCTACGTCTGCGGCGATGCCGACGGCAACAAACGTGTCGATTTCTCCGACGCGGTGTTCATCGTCAATTACATCTTCGCCAATGGCAGTGCACCCGATCCGGTCGCCTCAGCGGATGTCGACTGCAATCTGCGGCTCGATATCGGGGACGCCGTTTTCCTCGTCAACTACTTCTTCAACAACTTGGTGCCGCCTTGCGCCGGCTGTAAATAA
- a CDS encoding NAD(P)/FAD-dependent oxidoreductase, whose product MTFNIPVTNKPRLVIVGGGFAGLNLARGLKRADLQIVVLDKNNYHTFQPLLYQVATAGLEPDSIAYPLRKILRKQKNVIFRMAEVTRVFPESNEIETSIGRIRYDYLAIATGSKPNFFGNQELSRKVMTLKSIQDAFDLRNFILQRFEQALLTSDMAERDALQTFVIVGGGPTGVELAGALGELQRHILPNDYPELDLRRMQIHLIEAAPRLLPTMSSAASDSARKFLENLGVTIWLGKPVSDYDGHQVHLPDGKAIRSETVIWTAGVLGAPIAGLPATALARNGRIYVDEQNAVNGLENIFALGDIATMTTEKYSRGHPMVAQPAIQQGRHLAANLRRRLHGEPMRPFVYRDPGDLATIGRNRAVADLGRLRFQGFTAWLLWIFIHLMNLIGFRNKLVVLINWVWNYFTYDRGIRLIFRGFREPAGGRDQPASQPELPAAFASVDARARQNSPS is encoded by the coding sequence ATGACCTTCAACATCCCCGTAACCAACAAGCCGCGGCTGGTGATCGTCGGGGGCGGGTTTGCCGGCCTGAATCTGGCGCGTGGCCTCAAGCGCGCCGATCTGCAGATCGTCGTGCTCGACAAGAACAACTACCACACCTTCCAGCCGCTCTTGTATCAGGTTGCGACGGCGGGGTTGGAGCCCGACTCGATCGCCTACCCGCTGCGGAAAATCCTGCGCAAACAGAAAAACGTGATCTTCCGCATGGCCGAGGTCACGCGCGTCTTCCCGGAGAGCAACGAGATTGAGACCAGCATCGGCCGCATCAGGTACGACTATCTGGCGATCGCGACCGGCAGCAAGCCCAACTTCTTCGGCAATCAGGAATTGAGCCGCAAAGTGATGACGCTCAAATCGATTCAGGACGCCTTCGATTTGCGCAACTTCATCCTGCAGCGGTTTGAGCAGGCGCTCCTCACCAGCGACATGGCCGAACGCGATGCCTTGCAGACCTTCGTCATCGTCGGTGGCGGTCCCACCGGCGTGGAGCTGGCGGGCGCTTTGGGCGAACTCCAGCGGCACATCCTCCCGAACGACTACCCCGAGCTTGATTTGCGCCGCATGCAGATTCACCTGATCGAGGCTGCGCCGCGCCTGTTGCCGACCATGTCGTCGGCGGCCTCCGACAGCGCGCGCAAGTTTCTCGAAAACCTCGGCGTTACGATCTGGTTAGGGAAGCCGGTCAGCGACTATGACGGCCACCAGGTGCATCTGCCCGACGGCAAAGCGATCCGCAGCGAGACGGTGATCTGGACCGCGGGCGTACTGGGGGCGCCGATTGCGGGATTGCCGGCAACAGCGCTGGCACGTAACGGACGGATCTACGTGGATGAACAAAATGCAGTCAATGGGTTGGAGAACATCTTCGCCCTCGGCGACATCGCGACCATGACGACCGAGAAGTATTCACGCGGCCATCCGATGGTGGCGCAGCCGGCGATCCAGCAGGGGCGGCATCTGGCCGCCAATCTGCGGCGGCGGCTGCACGGCGAGCCGATGCGGCCGTTCGTGTACCGCGATCCGGGTGATCTGGCCACGATCGGCCGCAACCGCGCGGTCGCCGATCTCGGCCGCCTGCGCTTTCAGGGTTTCACGGCCTGGCTGCTGTGGATCTTCATTCACTTGATGAATCTCATCGGCTTCCGCAATAAGTTGGTCGTCCTGATCAACTGGGTGTGGAACTACTTCACCTACGATCGCGGCATTCGCCTGATATTCCGCGGTTTTCGCGAGCCGGCCGGCGGACGCGACCAGCCAGCGAGCCAGCCGGAACTTCCGGCCGCGTTCGCATCCGTTGATGCTCGCGCGCGGCAGAATTCGCCGTCTTGA